The Balneolaceae bacterium DNA segment ACTCGTCCTGACTCATGTCGTAGATGGCCCGCCCGTCCCAGTTCACCGTACCCGAATCGGGCCGGTCGAGTCCCCCGAGAATATGCAGCAGCGTGCTTTTGCCGCAGCCGCTGGAGCCCACCACCGAGGCCACCGAGCCGCGCGCAATGGAGATGGAGATCTTGTCCAGCACCAGCAGGTCCCCCCCGCCCGTCTTGCTGGGATAGGTCTTGGTGATGTCGGTACCGGTAAGGATCTCGTCGGGTTCAGCCATCGTCGCCGTCGTTGGAAGGGTCGTTGTTGCTGTCGACCTCCCCGGTACCGGGGTCGCCGGTGGAGGCGGACATCTCAAAAGGAGGGTAGATGATGGGTTCCACGTAGGTGCAGGAAGCACTTTGGGGATCCACCCGGGCCAGCAGGCCGCAGAGATGGTTGTTTCCGTCGGCCAGCTTGTAGCGGTGGGGTGTGCCCAGCTTGAAGCGTTTCAGGGAGGTCTCGGTGTCCATGCCCAGCACCGAATCGAAGGAGCCGGTCATGCCGGCGTCGGTGATGTAGCCCAGGCCTTTGGGAAAGATGCGTGCATCGTTGGTGGGCACGTGCGTGTGGGTGCCTACGAAAACCGAGGCGCGGCCGTCCAGGTGCCAGGCCATGGCCAGCTTTTCGGCCGTGGCCTCGGCGTGGAAATCCACAAAGACCATGTCGGTCTCTTCACTGATACGCTCCAGGGCCCAGTCGGCCGTGCCGAAGGGGTCGTCGATGTCCTGCATATAGGTGCGTCCCTGCAGGTTGAGCACACCGATTTTGTGATCGCGGCCGGGTACCTCGCGGACCACATAGCCGTAGCCCGGATTGCCGCGTGGATAGTTAAGGGGACGAAGGATGTTGGGGTCGGTCTTCATGTAGTCGAAGACCTTGTACTTGGCGAAGGAGTGGTTGCCGCCGGTGATTACATGGACCCCGAGGTCATAGAGTTTTTTTATGATCTGGCGGTTGATGCCCTTGCCCTTATGGGAGTTCTCTCCGTTGGCAACCACAAAGTCGGCCTCGTGCTTGTCGATGAGGGAGGGCAGGACGGTTTCCAGCAGACGGAGGCCCGGTTCGCCCACAATGTCGCCTACAAAAAGAATATTGAGGTGTTTACTAGACATCGAAAATGGTATTACATAAAAAAAGCCTCGAGAGGAGGCGGACAAGGTACGAAAAAGAGACCGGGTTTCGGAACGGGTCTACGCTTCCGCCTCGATTTCATCCACGAATTTTTCCAGGGCGCTGTTGACGTTTTTCAGCACCTTGTCTTCCTGCTGGTTCAGCTCGCGGTTGCGACGGCGCTCCTCGAAAAGCTCTTCGGCGATGCTCAGGG contains these protein-coding regions:
- a CDS encoding TIGR00282 family metallophosphoesterase, which produces MSSKHLNILFVGDIVGEPGLRLLETVLPSLIDKHEADFVVANGENSHKGKGINRQIIKKLYDLGVHVITGGNHSFAKYKVFDYMKTDPNILRPLNYPRGNPGYGYVVREVPGRDHKIGVLNLQGRTYMQDIDDPFGTADWALERISEETDMVFVDFHAEATAEKLAMAWHLDGRASVFVGTHTHVPTNDARIFPKGLGYITDAGMTGSFDSVLGMDTETSLKRFKLGTPHRYKLADGNNHLCGLLARVDPQSASCTYVEPIIYPPFEMSASTGDPGTGEVDSNNDPSNDGDDG